In Setaria viridis chromosome 5, Setaria_viridis_v4.0, whole genome shotgun sequence, the genomic stretch GTTCAGTAACAAACAGGAAGGAGGCAGTACCATGTTCCGTTGTCCAAACAAAGCCCCCAACACCTGACAGAGAGAATTAAGATTGTACCAGCTAGTGCCTGGTGACGAGCTCACTAGGATGACTAGAGACAACGGCCTGCCTTTTTATAGAGGAACATGTGAAATGGAAGACAAAAAAGAGCAGGCATCACAATTTCTCAAGCTGGCAGTGGCAGCAAAACTGACGGTTGAAGAAGCCTGAAAGCTACAGAAGAACTCGATTCGCTGACCTGGGTGATCACCGAAATCTCTCGGTTCATTCACTCACGGGGAGGGCCACGCCGGTAAGAAGCAATTTGTTTGCGGCCGCTCGCTCTCAGATGTCACTTTTCTCTGACTTTTACTACCAACTTTGCATCAGTCCTGTCCTGGTGTTCACGTTCGCGATGCACAGCTAAAGAAGCCCGCACCGCTCCTTTCGCTTCGCTCTGTTGTTTTCTACTCTTCTGGGAAAATTCCTTGGCGAGGAATGGGTTTTTAATTACACTGAAAATGCTGGCAAATTAGTACAGCAAGATTTGGGGACCGTTCGGGCAGATACAATTCGTCAATGATTTTCTGGTATTTAGTTCAAATTTAGCAGATcacttcaaatttaatttaaaaTTCACTGCTAAGCCAGGCCAGCCGGTGCTAAAAAACCATGCGCTACTAGAGAACTCATTAGCGATTGTCTGGTGCATACTGTGTCCTATTATGGTATTTCAAAGTAGATTAGTTCAGCTAATGTACAGTAAGATACATTGCACTATATTACAAAAAAAAGTTAACACAGTTTTATTACTTTCGTTGCACAGTTATTTTCATGTATGTCCTCACACAGGCAACCAAACAACCCTTCGGCATCCGTTCAGCTTCAGCCTACCACTGGCCCCTCCACTGCCTGAATATGCGGCAAGGCAACCAATTACACCCATAGTCCACAACAAACCTGCTCAAACCGAACTTCCAGAACGAACGCACAGAATAGCTCAACGGGTCATATGTACATGCTTTCGCTATGTCTAACAGTCTAAGGCGGGGACACAGGAAACAGATTGTAAACGAAGGAAACGGAACACATACAGCATCCCTCATTCAAAGTACCACACCATTTGTCAAGAAGACTGTTCTGTGAATTGTATAAGTGCTTCATTGTCTATGCAATCTGTAGGGCCCTCACAAAATCACAATGGCCTGGAGAGGTGGTACTCTTTCTGAAGAATTGACCAGTTGCGCCTTTACTTGCTCAGAAAGGCCTTCAAAGAAAATGGTGGGTAAGAATCCTGCTCAAAGAGTTCCAAATGTCATGTATGCAGCAAGATGTGATGAATAGTGATAGTAAAATCTGAATTCAAGTGAACTGGTGAGAAGAAAAAACTTATGAGAACAAAAGATGCATAAACAGTCCTCTCAAATGAACATAATAACATCAGTAGGGACATTATGCAATGAGCACAAACTAAAGATGAAGCTTTAACAAGGATATGATAAAGAATCACAGGCCGACAAGTACTTAGAGATGCTACCTTGCCAACTTCCTGCTGTAGGTATTGTCTAACCACAGTTGCTTGCTGCACCACTCTCTCCAGTGATGAATATGCTGGCAGATTAGCATGTGCTGTCATTGATCACAGAGGAAGATCATAATCAGACGAGAAATGAGGTTAATATTTCAAGAGCTAGCCATGATGTCTTTAAACATACCAAGGACAGCCCGATTCAAGCTATCTGCAACATTCTGCCTATACTCTGGGCTTAGTAGATGAAACATAGGTGACTTCTCAGGTTCTTCATAAGCCAGGAGGGCCATAAAGTCCTATACAATGAAAAGATGGGTATTAATATGATTCTAAAACATCCGAAACACATAATCAGTCCCTTGGTCTGCTTTGTTAAAAGAAAATTTGCTTTTTACTGGCAGTCCTGAGACATGTAGGTTTAAGGGAAAAGTACCTCTAGTTTCTCAACGTACTTGGGAACCTTCCCGAACGACGTCAATTTTTTCTGGCCAAACTCGAGAGCTTCTGTGCTGTCAGTCAAAACAGACaggttgataaaaaaaattgcaacaatATTTTCCCCTCCTAATTAAATTTTGCAAACCCACCATTTTCTGGAACGAACTAGCTCGATGAAGTGAAGACTTAAAAGATCAAAATGTAGATCCATATCATTCTCCAGCAAGTTAGGTGCCAGTTCTTCTGTCAGCTCTATGGCCTTCAGGGCATTCCCTTCTAGcacaaaattaaaaattgcTGAAAAAAATTCAATGCTATTAGACACAAAATGGTGCAACCATCAGATAAATGGGAATAGAAATACTCTAATATGAAACTTTTGTGATTTTATACTATCGTGGCCTACAATGAATTAAATGAAACACAACACCATATCTGTTTAAATCACAAATATTTCACATTAAAGAACAAACAATTAAAAGTTAAAGCTTCAAAGAAAGAGCAGCAATTAACTATATGCTAATCTCAAAGTGGCCAGGAAGGAAAATTGAGAAAAGTTTGCAATAATAATATTATAATATGAGTTACCATTACTCGCTAAGAAAAAAAGGACAACCTAACCCATAGGTCCAACGCACCTTagcacaaaaaacaaaaaacaaaatctTACACCACTTTATTGATTCAATAAAATCCTATTGCTCTGGTAAATTTTGAGCTGAACTAGCATTTTGCACTGGTGCGCAACAAATCCTATTGCTCTAATTTTAGCTTGGCTGGATTCTTTGTAATTCTCTTTCCTTTCCTCCTTCCCTGTACAGGTTAGTTAGGTAAGTTGgccttttgtttcctttttcagtTTTAGTCTTGTTCTGCCTTTTCCTTTCTAAGTTTGTTTCCGTTGTACTCTGATTGGCTGACCTTGGTCAGTCGATTTATACAAGCTTGGTGTTCGGGGAAAATAAAGAAGACCAAATTGCCTGTATAGCACTGCCCATGAACCATTTTGCAAATATACCAACCCCTAGCTCCGGAATACTATTTTACCACAGATTCATTCCCTGTCTTTGCTCTGTTATAGAACCATGTCATAAGATTCAAATGCAACGGCTCAGATCAGACATGGTCCTCCCCAACATTATCTTCTCTCTTCCCTTCCCCGCAGGTTGTTCCCCGTTGTTGGGCAAGATTGGGCTGGGCTCCCATGTCAGGCGGAAGAGCAGCACCATCAAATCCAAGTGAGGTACAAGATCCAGGTGATAGACAAGCTCTCCTTCACAGCCACACGAAGGCATAGCATATCCACCGTCGCGAACGGCTTTAACTTAACCCCAGCTGCACCATTGCACAGACCTCTTCCTCCTGCCACGGAGTCCCCATGCCCCGCTGGCCTGTTTTCCATCGAGAACCCTTTACACAGCTGGAGGCGTAGGTCTCAGATGCGGGAGGTTGTCCTCTGCTGCATCAGTCAAAAAGTGCAGCAAACCCTAGGGGAGAGGAGTTACGCTCAGCCAGGAGTTCTTACCAGCTGCCAGATGGGAGGAAGACACCAGAAGAACCAATTAACGGAGCAAATTGGTTGAGCGGATCCAGATATGATCTAAGCTGTTCCTTATCAATTGTGTGGCTCAGCGCTGGATGGAGCAAAAACTGGAAACTAAGTTGTGGTAAATTAGTAATCTAGGTGGAATTGATGGTATGTTTCCAAACAAAGTTCAAAATAGTGGTATCGGGGCAATTTGGCCAAAGAAATATTCTGGTAAATTTATCAAAGTATACCATAAGTGCTTCAGCATGCAATATGACAAATAACATACACTCCTAAATAATGTAGACAAAAGATTCAGCATTAACCTGCAAATAAATACCTTTACGCTTATCCACATTCACACTATAGTCAATAGGTAACTTCAACCCGGTGCTGGATAGGAATGTCTCTGCCGTCTCTTTAAAACAGTTGTGCATAAGATAAGATAGCACAATGTTTCGGACATCGTTGTCGCTGACAGACTGCAGTAACGAGAAAAAAATGTCAATAGCATACTACAGGTTAACAAAGATGGTGATATCGTTTGTATTAATCCGCTTATCCAACAAAAGACAGTAGTAAGTAATCCCCTTAATTCAATATGACAACAAAGGGTAGAACATGAAGCTGTTGGTAAAGTTGGCGCAGAGCATGATTACACCATAAATAGAAAATCTTTGGCTCAACAGGAAGGGCGGAGCCATATGCCCATATGAGGCACACATCTAGTGACATAGGAGGAAAGTGGTAGTGAGCAGTGACTTTGAGGTAATGTAAACCAGTGCAGTGGTAGCTGGGGAAAAGGCAGTGTGTATGAACCATCTTATGGTGCTAGACGAGATACACAACGGCAAGGACGTCCATAAACAGGTAAAATGGATCGATGCAGGCCAGCAACACAATTCAGGCAAGACGTGGCACAGGTGTTTGGCCAACTTTTGATGCCACATAGATTTATGGATTGTGGGGAAATACCAGAGATAGGATAAGGCTCATCAGCCTTGGCGTTTAGGTTCTTTCGTCTTCTTTACCACAAAGGCATAACTATTTACCAACTCCACTCCTTTATTAACACAACAGATGTAAAAGTGGTTCAACTATTTGCACTATACACGATAATCAAACAACAATCGGGTTGCCAGCAGCATTGCTCCCAATATATTTATCCACTACAAAACAACTGAGCTTGCTGTCCCCCGCCAAGAGGCAGAATTGCCCATTAAGACTCCGTTGGATCCCAACCAACATCAGTGACAAAGTTCCAAACTTTTTTTCACTACAGAACCACACGATCCACAAGTTCCAATCTTTTCTCACTAGACGCCACCTACCCAAGAATTTCCAGTCTCCTTTGCAAACCCTAACACGAGCGCATCCCCCAGTCCAAACACAGAAACACTCCAAAATCCAAGCAATCTTCTCTTCGAAACATAATCCGAGCCACCATACCACCCTCCCATATGACGAATCCAATAGATGAACGCAGAACAACACCGAATTCAAACGCAAAGAAGTAACGAATCTACGTACAATGGAAGCGCCTGCCTAGACAAGGAAAACGAACACAATGATTGCACAAGTGAGGGAAGAGGGGGCGCGTGGAGAGTGAGCGTACGACGTTCTCGTAGAGACGAGGATCCAGGTCCATCATGACGGAGGAGAAGAGCCGGGCGCCGGatgcgaggaggaggccgcaggGAGGGAGGACGCCAGGACGGGGAGACGGAGGTTGTTGCTGCCCGCTGCTGGGGCCTTGGGGAGCGAGGATTCCCGAAAGGAGGATTTGACTCCGTATTTTATTTACGTTTTTGCCCTTTTTGTCTGGCTTCGTTCGTTTTTCCAGGTTACTAGGTAACTTtgtccaaggaaaaaaaaagtaagaacACAACTGTGCTCCTTTTTATTGTTTAGTAATCTGCTATATTATTACATccgttttaaaaaaatatataacacGAATAAATATCAAAGAAGCGAGAGCACTCTGTCCAAAGTGCTGTAGAAAAGGATGGGAGAAGGTGATGAGGAAAGCGAGAATAAAGATTAAGGGAGCGAGAATGGAGATAAATCTCAATTTCGGTGCTCTTATGATGGACGGCCCTCAAGAGACATGACGGTTTAAGATTGGTTATAAAGAGGCTGGGATGTAGGATTTTGTGTGTGTAGAGTAGGGCAGGATAGGAAAGGATGTTGGTGGTTGTCCGGGCTCGCTCAAGGCAAGGATCAGGAGGTCGTACTAcgttggagaaaaagaagagatGCGTACGTGATCGAATAGGAGGACTCATGGCGTCTGTGGACGGTTAAATTGATTTAAGAATTTACAATTGTTCGGTAAATATAAAGTTTACTAAACTCAAAATCCACCATATTTTAGAGAAACCTCTTAACTAAATTTGTAGGCACCACATTAAAAATGCAGGTCAcaattattttatatatttagCTAAATTGAATTAGTCATATTTATACATTTGGTGTATACAAAATATACAGCTAGACCGCACCTGCCTGAATGTTCTCCTGTCAGGCTGCGACTGCAGAGCGTGCGACAACCCGCACGCGTGCGCAGCAGAGAAAGTCCAGCAAAACCCACAAAGTCAGACGCCGGGTCGCCGTGACGAGTATTCGACGGCGGCGCGTTCCAGACTTCCAGTGTTCCGGTCCGACCTCGGCCATGTTCCTTCCATGGCCTATAACCCCCGAGGTCGCTGTGATGAAGCCCATCACTTGAACCCGTCCACCGTCGCCATGCCGTCCGCGAAGCTCAAGTCCCCGTCGGCGACGCCTCTCCTCCgactcctcctcatcctcctcacgGCAAGCGTCGCCACCTCGCAAGACGCCAAGCCCACATGGCTGGACTGCGGGGACGGGGGCGCATCGCCTCCATCCCCGTCCCCTTCCCCCTCGCCAGTACCGGCGCCCGtcaacggcagcggcggcgcgccgttCCGCGCCAACCTCCTCTCGCTCCTGGGCGCgctcccgcgcgccgcggcgcccaCGGGGTTCGCGTCCCTCTccctcggcgccggccgcgaccgcgcCTTCGTCCGGGGCCTGTGCCGCGGCGactccgcgccgccccggtgCCTCGCCGACCTGCAGGAGGCCGTCCGCAACCTCAGCGGGAGctgcgccgccagccgccgcgccgccgtgtgGTTCGACAAGGCCTACGTCACCTACGCCGACACCAACTCATCGACCGCCCGCGAGGAGGGGTTCACCGGGATCCTCGTCGACACGCGCACGgtcgccgaccccggggcctaCGTGCAGGCATACAACGCACTGATGAGCCGCCTGGTGGCGCGCGcgtccgacggcggcggcgaggcagggAGGCCGTTCTTCGCCACCGGGGAGGCGCAGTACGCGAGCGACGAGCCCGACGGGACCATGTACGGGCTGGTGCAGTGCATGCGGGACATCACGGCGGCGGACTGCGACCAGTGCCTGCAGCGGTCGGTGCCGCAGTGCTGCTCGGGGCAGCAGGGCGGCGTGGTGCTGGCCTACAACTGCTACCTGCGGATCCAGATATACACGTACTACGACCTGGcgctcgacgcgccgccgccttcgcccgctgaacctccgccgccggcgatctccCCGCCGACGCCTGCCGATGAAACAAACGGTGAGTGTGAACTCTGACGAGTACACTGGAAGATATTCTACGTGTTGAGTGATGACTCTTGACTGTTCTAGTGTTCTTTGCATTACCGCGTCGGTCCGTCGAGACCCGTGCACAGTCCGGGGTTGACAGTGATTGTCCGATTGAATTCCTGGTGCATGCACCGTTGCTGCTGACTGCGATCGCCTGAAACCATGCAGGAAAGGGGAGATCAACAAATGTCTTCGTGCTCGCAGGCGTCCTTCTCCTTGGAACGCTACTTATCCTAGCCTTTGTGGTCACATGTGTTTGCCTGCAAAGGAGGAGGAGTATCGAAGTGAACAAAAGATCACCGGGTATTCCGTATTTCCGGGACAGAAGAAGGATCAATAGCGACAGCACCTGCACCTATGTTTATCCGGAGAAATTCGCTCTGCCGGTACTGATGGCTGCCACTGGCAACTTCGCTGCAGAGAACAAGCTCGGAGAGGGAGGTTTCGGACAGGTTTTCAAGGTATCCGAgacaaaaagagaaggaaaaactcAATACACATCCAAACATTGATAGGGCacgattcttcttctgatgacTGATCATGAGTTTGCAACTTATGTTCTTGCAGGGCAGACTTCAGGATGGGCAGGAAATAGCGGTAAAAAGGCTCTCGAGAGGTTCCAAGCAGGGTTTCCACGAGCTGAAGAACGAGCTGATCCTGGCCACCAAGCTGAAGCACAGGAACCTCGTGCAACTTCTCGGGGTTTGCCTGGAGGACTCAGAGAAGCTGATCGTGTACGAGTACCTGCCGAACCGGAGCCTGGACACCAACCTTTTCGGTACGTAGCTCCCTGCCTGGACACAATAGTAATCCAGTTCGCATCCCCACTGTAACTTGGCAACACGACGTGTCTCCCTGTGTCCGCGTATCTCGCAGATGCAGGGAGGCCGCGGCGGGAAGCGCTGGACTGGGGCAGGAGATACGCGATCGTCCGCGGGATCGCGCGCGGCCTGCTGTACCTCCACGAGGAGTCCCGGCTGCGGATCATCCACCGGGACCTCAAGCCCAGCAACGTCCTGCTCGACTCGGATCTGAGCCCCAAGATCTCCGATTTCGGGCTGGCCAGGGCGTTCTGGGGAGACGAGACCAGAGAGGTGACGAAGCGACCAGCCGGAACCCTGTAAGTGTCGTGGTAATTTAACAGCCTGACAGTCAGGCCATAGTTGTAGTGTAAAGACTAGAGAAAGCTCTGCTACAAGTCTTACAATTCAGTTTGCTGCAGTGGGTACCTGTCGCCCGAGTACGCGTACTACGGGCACGTCTCGACCAAATCGGACATGTTCAGCTTCGGGGTTATCGTCCTCGAGATCCTCACCGGTCGAAGGAACACCAGCCCATCatcagctgaagaagatggcagcGGCAACAATCTGCTGAGCTACGTGAGTTCCGCCCGGCTCGTCAGAATTCTCAACTCTGTATTGGCTACCGTGTTTTACACAGTCCTGCTCTTCCCAGGTGTGGGAGAAGTGGAGGCGCGGGTCGGTGGCGGACATCGTGGACGCGTCGCTGGGCGGCCAGTACGCCCGGGCGGAGGCGCTCGCCTGCGCGCAGGTCGGGCTCCTGTGCGTGCAGAAGGACCCCGGCGCCAGGCCCGACGCGTCGGCCGTCGTCCTCATGCTGGACGGCCACTCGGCCATCCAGCAGAGGCCCTCCCGCCCGGCGTTCTGCTCCGGGACCAGGTCCATGAGCGCCGCCTCGTCGCGTGGAAAGGGAGTGCGCTACGGGCGTCGTTCCGCGACCGATCCTGTGTCGGAGAACGGCCTGACGGTTTCGGAGCTCAAGCCAAGGTAGGCGGCACAGCATCCAGGCTAGAAGAGTGCAGTGCTATCTGCACTGGAAGTTGCAGTGCTCACGGGTCACGACGAGCGTGCATGTATTGTGAAAGTTGCAGTGCTGGTAGCGCACGATGATCCTTGGTGCCCGCAGACCATAAAGATTGTGTTAGCTTAAGTGCTTAACGCCCTATTttgttaaaaaataataaatcatGCTGCATGCGTACGAGCAGCTATATCAAGGATTCAGTCAGAGCGGGGGAATCTTTGATGACCGAAATCGCGTTGCGTTTCTTACTAAGCACTCCACGTCACTATATCATTACATGAACCGGATGAAGCCGCAAAGATGTGCTGAAATCACAAAGAGAATCGGGCAAGCTCATGGTCAGAGACAAGTGCAATAGTGCCGACCAGATCCATACGACCACGACCAGCAGTGCAAGTATGAGCATAGTGATATTGGTCATGCTACGATTCGTACACCTAGTGATTTCCATAAGATCTGAACTGCTGTCAAAACTCAAAACCAATAGGCTATTATCATGTAAAAGAACATTGTCCAGTTCCATTTACAAAACATTTTTATCTAAGGGATTTATCCGCCTGTTGTTATAGACAATTGCGGGGTGGCCTATTGTACTCGCACCATCAGAAATAAAATTGTGCCTCAGCTGCTGCAACGCACGATTGTCCAGAAGCAGATAAATGTGCTCGACTCCTCGCACCGCTGTATCCACCAGAACAAGCCTGACGCTCATTTTTTAGAACGGAGTGAAAATCCTGTGAACCTTAAACTATAGTCAACTAGTAGATCCAACTCATGAGTTTTGGATTGGAGTTTGGACAGTAAGTATGCTGCATGCACTGCACATGTGAACAAGTTTAAACATGTTTGGGTGACAATCGTGAATGATACAAAAGTACAGTCCTAAAACAAATGATACAGGATATACCGTGCGAAATGCTTTACACTCTACGGGGAGACCTATACTTCTGTATTACAATCAAGACCGGTCGATCTTCACTGACTAGCCTTGCATGGTAATGTTACAAACAATGCGATGGGCGTACAATGtacataaaaaaaaggaaaacaatgcCTTCGATTCAATCATGCAGCAGAATCAACAGTTTGCTGCATAAAAGCATCCTCCGTGACATGGAACCGCTCTCTCTAATTATTTTTCGCCCGCTTCCATACAATAACTGTACCATCTGAATCAGAGGAGGCAAGCAAATTCTCCCCATGGCTCCAGGCAACTCCAATTACTGGAGAACCATGTCCCTTCAGGAGTACAAACGGTCTCGTTGGTGCCTCAATGATGGAAAAATAAAAGCTTAACATGTTGGCAAATATATTAAGCATGGCACATACCTGCAGTTTATTCACACACGAGTTCTTTGGTCGTGCCAAATCATAGAAGTAAACATTTGCATCTTCGCTACCAGTAACTTCATGTTCAGAAGAAAATGTGTCAGTAACAATCTTTTCAAAACCACAAGAGGAGATACTTTTATTACTTAAAAGATAAACATCATGTTTCTCTGCAATTTTCAATCTTCAATCTgacattctaaaaaaaatgacTAACATTTGTTCCAGAAAACTTATAATCAAGTGTGATGAGTGATTGTCTTAGCGCTGAACTACAAACAAGGTTGTAAGCCCCGTTACAACGGCATTGTAATTGGACTTGGAccctatttttatttcttaatatAAACGACAAGCAATTCTCCTGCgattcagtaaaaaaaaaaaggaaagtgtggCAGCACTCTAGTGCTAGCGGCAGGAAGAATACAGACATACTCCTAAGACACTGGGTCACCAACAGCTTTAAGGTTTAGGTAACCAGCAGGGAATAGCTACAAACATTAGAGCAAGTTTTGATTCCCACTCACCTATGAACTCTCCTTTCTCAAGAgaaagaagcggacagaaggaAGCACGAATAGTCTGCACCCGCGAGGCCAGTTTTAAAGAGCATATGAGAGTCAAGTATCCCTTAGCATCTGTTGCGATGCTGAAATGTGAATAACACAAATGGTTATATAAAGTAAAGTCT encodes the following:
- the LOC117857036 gene encoding uncharacterized protein isoform X2, with the translated sequence MMDLDPRLYENVSVSDNDVRNIVLSYLMHNCFKETAETFLSSTGLKLPIDYSVNVDKRKAIFNFVLEGNALKAIELTEELAPNLLENDMDLHFDLLSLHFIELVRSRKCTEALEFGQKKLTSFGKVPKYVEKLEDFMALLAYEEPEKSPMFHLLSPEYRQNVADSLNRAVLAHANLPAYSSLERVVQQATVVRQYLQQEVGKAFLSK
- the LOC117857036 gene encoding uncharacterized protein isoform X1; its protein translation is MMDLDPRLYENVSVSDNDVRNIVLSYLMHNCFKETAETFLSSTGLKLPIDYSVNVDKRKAIFNFVLEGNALKAIELTEELAPNLLENDMDLHFDLLSLHFIELVRSRKCTEALEFGQKKLTSFGKVPKYVEKLEDFMALLAYEEPEKSPMFHLLSPEYRQNVADSLNRAVLAHANLPAYSSLERVVQQATVVRQYLQQEVGKDSYPPFSLKAFLSK
- the LOC117857399 gene encoding cysteine-rich receptor-like protein kinase 34, which produces MAYNPRGRCDEAHHLNPSTVAMPSAKLKSPSATPLLRLLLILLTASVATSQDAKPTWLDCGDGGASPPSPSPSPSPVPAPVNGSGGAPFRANLLSLLGALPRAAAPTGFASLSLGAGRDRAFVRGLCRGDSAPPRCLADLQEAVRNLSGSCAASRRAAVWFDKAYVTYADTNSSTAREEGFTGILVDTRTVADPGAYVQAYNALMSRLVARASDGGGEAGRPFFATGEAQYASDEPDGTMYGLVQCMRDITAADCDQCLQRSVPQCCSGQQGGVVLAYNCYLRIQIYTYYDLALDAPPPSPAEPPPPAISPPTPADETNGKGRSTNVFVLAGVLLLGTLLILAFVVTCVCLQRRRSIEVNKRSPGIPYFRDRRRINSDSTCTYVYPEKFALPVLMAATGNFAAENKLGEGGFGQVFKGRLQDGQEIAVKRLSRGSKQGFHELKNELILATKLKHRNLVQLLGVCLEDSEKLIVYEYLPNRSLDTNLFDAGRPRREALDWGRRYAIVRGIARGLLYLHEESRLRIIHRDLKPSNVLLDSDLSPKISDFGLARAFWGDETREVTKRPAGTLGYLSPEYAYYGHVSTKSDMFSFGVIVLEILTGRRNTSPSSAEEDGSGNNLLSYVWEKWRRGSVADIVDASLGGQYARAEALACAQVGLLCVQKDPGARPDASAVVLMLDGHSAIQQRPSRPAFCSGTRSMSAASSRGKGVRYGRRSATDPVSENGLTVSELKPR